TAAATGTTGAACCCACCCACTGCATCTTTGGCATGGTTGACTAGTACTCCTACTCGCAGAACAGTCTTCTTGGCCTAGGCCTAACTTGGCCTCCCTTCGTAATCGGCTGTTAGAGAAAGTACTCAAACGGTAGAAGACTCAGTACTTGGACACTGGTATTTGGTACTCAAAGGCCAATGTACTCCAACGGGAGTACTACTCGGCCACTGAGTACCTGGCTGGTGGGCGTGGTTCACAGACAGCAGAATACTTGGTACTCGGAAACTGGTAGTCAGTACTCAATGGCCCAGTTACTTCAACTCGAGTACTACTCGGACAATCTTATTACTCTGCTGTTGGACTCTGTACTCAAATATCAGAATACTTGGTACTCGGACAATTGCACTCCGTACTCAATGGTCCAGGTACTCCTACTCAAGTACTACTCGGCCACACTAGTACTCGGCTGTTTGACTCGGTACTTGGATATCAGAATACAAGTTAGTACTCAGACACTGGTACTCCGTACTCAATGGCCCAGGTACTCCTACTTGCGTACTACTCAGTAGGCATACTACTTGGCCACCCAAACAGAACTTAATACTCGTCTAACAAGTACTTAACTACAACACTGCTACAAATTAGATACTAAAAATGATAACTGGTGAATGTTCAAATCAtaaaatttgtataaattttggAATGCCATTCAAGAAAGCacagggccccatttcataaagcctcgaagcacaaaaacttgcttagcacagataagtattgcttaacagaaactggttaccagccaaaattacaataagtttacattgttgtgactgatgCCCACTCAATTCttacttagcaaagaaatttgtcaagcagtagtttctgcttaacagctttatgaaattgggcccacagaACACCATCAAAACAGTTCCAGTGAATTAATTTTCCTACATACCTGAGTTTAAGTTGGGTAAGGTCTTCTTCGCTTTCTGGATTCGGCTCttcttgatgtttttgtttaatcaaCTGCAGCATCCCTGTCTGAAATCAAACAAAGtattcagtctcctgacgatgactaaagcaagctagtcgaaacgttgagaccaacccaagaactgactccgcggtagtacagttaattatgatcctataagcttaagtagtagtcccagcctatttctatactatccacccaggtaatagttaataagcaggacagttcttttcagaactgagaagtctcccgaacacccgaacaatctactccgcggtagtagaattaagcaagacagttctctaagaagagacactacctggcaagtagatacacacatgagtaataacttctttcttaaaaactacattagtTACTTtcaagggagccgtttctcacaatgttttctgtcagaagctctccattgctcgttccaagtaagtttttatgctaacaattattttgagtaattaccaaaagtgtccagtgcctatgaCTTTTTTTGTGACTAGCCAGCGAGTTTGTCACTTTACGTCCACAGTCTTTTTTTACAGTGCCATATTTTATAGAAGAGATGGATGATTATTATAGATATTATTTCAATACCATAGGAAAAATATTGAGTTTCAACAACCCTTTATTCTCACCAATTCCAATTTCCTCTTTTCATTTTCTTGAACTTTTCCGATCAACCTTGCAATCTCGGCATTCTGAAACTCTCCCTGGAATCGTTCTTCTACAGCGATGATACATTGAGATATTCTGGAGAATTCTTCGGTGCATTCGTGGACTGCCTGTCGGTAGACTGGGAAGTCATAGTCTGGCGACGTGTCTAGGTATTCCAAGTGATGTCTTTATGCAAGACAGTCAGGGAAAAGAGAAtacaattattaattttttgtttccggattaaaggtagtggacacaattggtatttacccaaaataattgttagtataaattttatgctaacaattattttatgataaaagcttatttggtagcgagcaatggagagctgttggtagtacaaaaacattgtgagaaacggctccctctaaagtacaatagtttttgagaaataataataaagaggtaatttctcactcaaaaatacaaatacttcaggcctgaagccttttcttatgcatctgaaagcacacaaatttgtgtaataagggtgttttttctttcattatacttTTGCAACTTTGAGGACCAACCAAGTCCAACTTATTACAgacttattattttatgcatactgttTGAATACATTAGGTGCAAAAGTTAATGTAAGTTATAATTagcccaaacaaggctaaaagcaaCTCTTGTAAAGGGCTTACATGAAGAAAATATCTAAGATGAAAATATTATGCTCAGGAGAGCTGAAgactgaaggtaggaattgatattcctctggTAAGGTGCTTCAAGaagaaagtataaaaaaataaaatataattcaGGATTTTAGGGTCACCATTTTGAACAAGTATTCATTAATTGTTCTTACTGGTCAAGACGCTTGTAACACTTGATCCTTTCTTCTTGGAGGGAGAAGAACTCCTTAATTGCTTTTGAAGCGTCTTCGTCAACCTGTGATACGCAGGAAATAGTACAGAAAATTCaaacataaacactgataaatcaAAGTGACGGATGTTGCTTTGGGCTTTCGTAGACCTAGAGTAACTTGGACGCTGAACTCGTTGCGATGATCATAACCCTCGTTCCTCCCTATGGCCGGAGGAGGGAGGGATTGAGgggttctggttctggtgatGAACTGCACAATCTGCACATATCTGGATTTACAAGTGACACAATTATCAGGCCTggcacttcacggaggcaacaaaggcgattgcctctgtgccccttggtcattgccttggtgcccttgacatgcttgaaatgctccagtagaaatttacaatttcctcgtagggtgccctttaccaaagagacaatgcattggtgcccttgccctttcagaaacgaaGCCTACAGGCCTGCAATTATCATAACAGACCAACCTCACGACCAAGGTGAAGCCTCAGCTGTTTATTGTGCAACACCAACCTCCATGTGGCATTTGACCAAAAGACCTAAATAAAAGTTTGGGGCaagttcatcatcatcatgggaTTTAAAAATCATTTCTTTCTAGATTTATTCTAGAATATTTGAAGTTTAAACTTGTTATTGTTATCTCCTCATACAGTATAACACATATGCATACATGTCAGAGCATGGAGTTAATAAAACTGGATAATTGAATAAGTACAATCTGACTTACCATTTTCATTGTATTGAGAACTTCTCTAGTTTCTAAAAGTGTACTAGATGACTGGTCAGCATCGGGTAGTGTGATGTTTACAATTCTGAGGGAAAATCAATTGTTAGAAGGGGGATGTCCAATTCAAAAGTGTACATTAAATTAACTATACAAGACAATAATAGTAATCTATATACTCAgaacataaaataaatacactATTTTATATCTGATATTCGTTCCAAACATTCTTTTTGTGCTGAAGTTTAATGTAACCAATACACACTTTTAATATTACGTTTTAGGTTAGAAGTAACCCCCTTATTTTAAATGAAACGGCCCTCGAACTGgccattgagggcgctgttttgcaAATGGCTGCGCCCATGAGATCTTCGATCTTCATGTGTCAAACGTAAGAGAAAGGGTAGGCAGATTTATGATTTACAGCATACAAGGTAACCACAGTTGTACCTTTCTCAATGTTAATTACTGGTTAATGGTGTAGTTAAGAGGTGGCATGGGTTTATATCAGTTGCTAACGTCGGttagctccccccccccaaacacttGGTACGGTCTGGCCAAGGAAAGCTGACTGGGCTACCGTTGACTGACGTGTGTTTATCAGTTTCCCCAATCCCATACATGGAGCAATGGTTTTCCCCATACAATTCAACCAAATTGTTGTTGGGCGCAAACTCCAGCCCCCGCTTTCGCGGGCGGCTAGTTTGCGCCAAACAGCAACCAGCGTCCCatcaaaattttaatttatagattatttatgtatttagtCATGGCCTTTTATTTACACGTTTTCTATACAGAAACTCAAATAATAGGCATAATTTAATAAGATGaattaaaaaatcacagatCAGGTTTTTATCTTTTTTGAAAACCCAGAGTGAGATATCAGCATGATGGATTTACATCCCAGCAAGGAGGCGTTTTACGCTAACCTGACGGGAACAACACCATTTGAAGTGTCCCTCGTTGTGGCCGTAGCTCCTGCATCGGAGTTACTTCGCTGGACATTGGTTCCGGTTCTGGTGACGCTGTTCGGAAGTGTTGTCAAAAACATATGGTACATTTTGTGTGTTGTTTGTTCtatgtttgtttagatgattttCCAATTGAGGGAACTCCGCAAACTCCCAAGGGGAATATATCAATCTGGCAACAGGCAGtctctctcacaaacattggtgtaaccatagagcaaggacaggTCTCTGTCATGGTTTAACAAGAGTTGCACACATCAAGAAAttatgattcagtaactaggcgacaatacttattctaatcattgtgaaatcagcggtcaGCGTGGTAGGTTTCGAACCCACCACCCTGTGATTGCATATCCTGCTGTCTATAAGCACTGGACCACGATGACATATTTTCAGAATGCTTCATAGAGAaatccttttttattttgctttttttttccttcaaaatttTCGTTCAATCATTCAGGTTGGCTTGATTGTTTCTTTTCCTGCCTTtcttcacctctgtggacctcgATTTGAATCccagaccggagccttgcatgtggattgggttttcagtttcAACCTAAGTTTGTTTCATTTCCCTATTAagagttttcctcccacattatCTTCTCTATCTACAAAAGGCCCCTTCAGGcctacacacatcgatgtatttGTAGcatgtcgtggcctagcggtttATAAGAGCAtctgactcaagctctggtatttctgatcagcagagtgtcaCGGGTGGACTAATATCCAATTTGTGACAcctgtgttcttaagcaagcaTTCGACCATgatgcttcatcctttggattGGACATGAAGCatttggtcctgtgtgttgtgcaaCACACGTCAGAGAACCGTGGcatttatcaaaaagagaaggggtttgctctGGTGTTTCAGGTTTGATTGGAAGCCTATTGCGTCactgcaccttgtaaaccagtaCAAGGTACTATGTGAAAGTGAGTAGGTTTCAGGGcggtatgcttcgtttttgaaagggcaagggcaccaaggcattttcttctaagtaaagggcaccctatgatgaaattgtaaatttctactgtagcatttcaagggcaccaaagcaattaccaggggacacggagacAATcgtctttgttgcctccgtgaagtatcaggcctgaggtcTCATAACTCTAGtccaacataccttgcaggaaaatactgaatgtgcaCTTGCAATAAACTGTATATTaagcgccttataaatgttgtgttttattattattggtaaaattaagtgttatttatttattttttttaccactACTGCGCTCCTGCTCTTTCCATTTCTCAAACAGGTTTGCTTTTGTCTTGGATTACATCACCCTGGTCCTGCCCCTTCTCTTTGCCTTCACGGTCTTGAGTGATCACCTACAACACTTCATCGTGGTGCTGCTAGCCACCTCAGCAACACTCCTCCTAGTCGCCTATGTCCACCAACCAACCAAACCCAATCGGGTTAAGAAACCTTCCAAGGCTAACCCAGCTGCCCCTAGACCCCTATGGGAGCTCCCGATGGGTTCGGGGAGACCCCATTTCATGACGATGTTCAGGGTGCACGGGATGGTAGCCTCCGTTATTGCTATTCTTGCGGTCGATTTCCAGATCTTCCCTCGTCGCTTCACCAAGACGGAGACCTATGGTAGTGGGCTGATGGATGTTGCCGTTGGATCGTTTATGTTCATGAACGCACTTGTTTCCAAGGAGGCTCGTGGCAAACATCAAGGTATTTTCAGGTAATGAGAGCAGCGCAGGCTTAGCTCAGGGTTTGCCCAAAGCCCGGTTCACACATCCTGCCAGGCTGCTTCCtgtaaattacaattttttttgtcataaaTTCGCAAACAATAAattgcatcagttgaaatgtgctgaactcctgtgaaacattgGCTGTGAAAACAatcttgtgacgtcaaaatttgtaagaCCGATCCAATGTAAGACCGATCCTAggattgatttcacaaaacctgTCTTAAGCAGGATGCGTCCCTACTATtctaagaagccactattatattcttattattatagtTCCGGTATCGCTGGAGCCAGCAAGCTCCTTAGTGAGGTATTCTCGTCGACTGTTCCTGTGTTTGTTCTCGGTGTGATTCGTCTCATCTCTGTAAAGAATACTGGCTACCATGAACATGTGTCTGAGTACGGGGTACACTGGAACTTCTTCTTCACCCTGGCCGTTGTAATCGTAAGTAGCTTCGGAAAGTCTAGCTGCTGTTTAAATCGTGCCAGAATTGaatcttttaaaagattttctGATATAAACAATCACCCTTCTTTTAGGGAAattctcaaaagtcgggcataGGCGTAGGCATACGTGCGCAGTGTACAATGTTCTGCTGGACCGAGACATTGTGCAAGATAACGAGATTGTTCCTTTCGGGTTGATACTTTGAAAGTTCCAATAGAATGTCCCAGCATGGCAATGGACTGGTCTTTGTATGACCGCTGCAGTACTCATCAGTATCCAATTAGAATGTTCCTAAAATGCTTTCCAGTGGGCTTCCATGTGGGCTTCTGAAAAGTGTGCTACCTGTTACTTCCTTTCAAGATAtgactaaaacaaaattaaagtgtTAACAATCTTTGAGTGCGTGAGTGTAGTTTCACTTAACTGGTTGCAATCACTACCATTAATCAGAAAAAAGATTCCTTGATGACGATACATGTTTCAAATTGAGGCTACTAAAACTTCCTGTGGGCAAGTAAAAAATGCACAGTTTAATAGCCTGCTTGGCTACTTGCCAAAAAGCTTAAGGCCTTCTTTCTTATAACAACACTGGCATCTCCGATCCACTGTTTCTTCATTATTAACCCCTTTAGATGTCGTCATCAGTGTGCTTGCTCATCATCCCACCCAGTATGAGTGGCCTTCTCTCATTGGCTATTGCACTAGGCTACCAGCATCTCCTGTCCAATCACGACCTTGGAGAGTTTGTACTTGAAGGCAGTGATGGGT
The sequence above is drawn from the Asterias amurensis chromosome 13, ASM3211899v1 genome and encodes:
- the LOC139945837 gene encoding phosphatidylinositol-glycan biosynthesis class W protein-like, producing MMDLHPSKEAFYANLTGTTPFEVSLVVAVAPASELLRWTLVPVLVTLFGSVVKNIWFAFVLDYITLVLPLLFAFTVLSDHLQHFIVVLLATSATLLLVAYVHQPTKPNRVKKPSKANPAAPRPLWELPMGSGRPHFMTMFRVHGMVASVIAILAVDFQIFPRRFTKTETYGSGLMDVAVGSFMFMNALVSKEARGKHQGIFSSGIAGASKLLSEVFSSTVPVFVLGVIRLISVKNTGYHEHVSEYGVHWNFFFTLAVVIMSSSVCLLIIPPSMSGLLSLAIALGYQHLLSNHDLGEFVLEGSDGFGSREGLLNANREGLVSCVGYVAIYFAGVWAGRFLLKQRTLFFDWWIAFLLLNVVNVLLWVLVAVSSTYIQPICRRTANLSYIIWTLSYCIQLLTSYMLVDIIITLGKEYIWRSPYKLSKEKASKHPLVPDSILVSSFSPNLLLIFLFCNLLTGAVNMSIDTVQQSAVTSMIILIAYSLILCFIALGIHFHGEKLKFR
- the LOC139945836 gene encoding required for excision 1-B domain-containing protein-like produces the protein MKMVDEDASKAIKEFFSLQEERIKCYKRLDQHHLEYLDTSPDYDFPVYRQAVHECTEEFSRISQCIIAVEERFQGEFQNAEIARLIGKVQENEKRKLELTGMLQLIKQKHQEEPNPESEEDLTQLKLRINATVSQIAELLQDLRYEAEDLLT